Below is a window of Arabidopsis thaliana chromosome 2, partial sequence DNA.
tttttggtttgaaaaagGTTACATGGGTGGAACATGTGGAAGTAGATGATGCAGGAAGTTACAGCATCTTTGAGAAATTAATCTGTACTGGTCAAGCTTTTGCTGCTAACCGCTGGGTTGGTACATTGGTACGCCAGTGTGAGCGGATATCTAGCATCTTGTCGACAGATTTTCAATCTGTCGATTCCGGTGATCACATAAGTAAACTCATTACCAAATTTTGCTTCATATGGAAAAtgtattctctgttttcttttcttaaacgTTTTGTGATGTTTTGCAGCGCTAACTAACCATGGAAAGATGAGCATGCTGAAGATAGCTGAGCGGATTGCGAGAACCTTCTTTGCTGGAATGACCAATGCGACGGGGTCTACAATATTTTCTGGTGTTGAAGGAGAAGATATCAGAGTGATGACAATGAAGAGCGTGAATGATCCAGGAAAGCCTCCCGGTGTCATTATTTGTGCAGCCACTTCCTTTTGGCTTCCTGCTCCTCCTAACACTGTCTTTGACTTCCTCAGAGAGGCTACTCACCGACACAATGTATACGTACTTACTTACTACTTAGGACAGgacttccttttttttttatgttctttatATAACATGTTTTGAGATATGTATCTGCAGTGGGATGTTCTCTGCAACGGAGAGATGATGCACAAGATAGCAGAGATTACGAATGGGATAGACAAAAGGAACTGTGCAAGTTTACTCCGGGTATAAAATACCTAACTTGTATTTTGgaaaatgtgatatatattatatctttTGGTCTGTGACTGATGTTATTATTGGTTACAGCATGGACACACTAGCAAGAGCAAGATGATGATAGTTCAAGAGACTTCTACTGACCCAACAGCTTCATTTGTGCTTTATGCGCCTGTTGATATGACATCAATGGATATTACTCTCCATGGAGGTGGTGATCCTGACTTTGTGGTGATCCTGCCTTCTGGTTTTGCTATTTTTCCAGATGGTACGGGTAAGCCTGGAGGAAAAGAAGGAGGATCACTTTTGACCATTTCCTTCCAAATGCTGGTTGAGTCAGGTCCTGAGGCTAGGCTGAGTGTTAGCTCTGTTGCAACTACTGAGAATCTGATTCGTACAACCGTGCGGAGGATCAAAGATTTGTTTCCTTGTCAGACTGCTTGAACCACCCCCATTTCGGTAATCTATTGGAGAGCTTCAAAAGGGGAGGAGTCAAGAACGAACCTCAAGGAGATTGGTTTTTTACGAGGTTCGGGATTTGACTAGCCCTGGAATAAACCCATTCAAGATGGAAAAAACAACTAtcttttcctttcatttgagtcttttgtttccttgtcaTTGTTTGGACTTGGAACCTTTTGCTATTTCAGTTGAGTCTTTGGTTTCCTTGTCATTGTTGGACTTGGAaccttttgttatttcattCGAGTCTTTGGTTTCCTTGTCATTGTTGGACTTGGAAACCTTTTGTTATTTCAGTTGAGTCTGTTTGTTTCCTTGTCATTGTTGGACATGGAACCTTTCGTTGTTTCAGTTGAGTCTGTTTGTTTCCTTGTCATTGTTGGACTTGGAAACCTTTATGAAGTTATTGAGtactctttttctctatttgagtttcaaatttgttttttgttttctttctattgaCTTTAGATCTTCTTCTAGAGTATGgatatttcttttgtattgtttttgttgtctatTTCTGTAGTTTGGTTTATCAAAACTTCACACCTTTTCTTCCCAAGACTCTCTGTTTTGCAAGAGAGCTTAAAGAGTTTTTGGCTGTTGCGCGTTGCCTATGGTTTTAGATTGACCAAACCCAACAAGACTAAGAAATCTGTGCTGAACATGTAGACCTTTTGGGAATGGGAATCACAACGTGTGATTTGTCAAGACCCAACAATGTAGACCTTTTGGTGAAGTGAActgtaaaatattttcagtttaaCTTCATTTAATTTCAAACAAGAACACAGATGACATGATATTGCTAAAAAAACAGGAAGAATACATCACAAAGGttcaaaattttctgtttgaaAAGCCAAATCCACCTATAGCAGAAATTCTCAGAGTCAAAAGATACACTTGCTGATCATCAAGTGTACCTCAAGCACGCTTTCTCCTGGCCAAAATAGCAGGTCTCTTGCCAACAGCTCCACCACTTTTGTTGGATTGAGAAAGAAGACCACGAAGAAGAGCTAGAATACCAACACCCATGAATGGCACATACATCATCAACAATTTCTCAGATGCCTTCCCTGATCCTATCATCTCTCCCAGTATAGCAGCCTAATAAGTAATGAATACTCAATATCAGATTCTTCATCACAAGGCATATTAGCAATGAATGCGGAAAGATTCACATTGCAGAACAATAAGTATAAGTTCGATAACGTTACTAATTCTAATAACCATGAAACTAGTCATTCAACATAGTAGAAACTCAAAATCTCTCTCCCTCATCAACATACAATGTTGTGATTTTAGGGAACCAAATGAAATCTTGAATCAAGCATTATACAAATTTCACTAGTCTGCTCCTAGTTCATACTTTGTAATGGTCCAGTTTCACAGACTTTAACATTGATCACCAATAATCATTTCTCCTATAATCTTCATTAATCTCAGATTTCAGATccataaatcaacaaaatcttaCTCTAAATCAAACACGTTATATCCAAATTGATCAGAAACAGCGAGATTAAGATCTAAATGTACCATAGAAGTCACGACGGAAGCTCCGTACACCATTGAGGTGGTACCAAACCACGATTTCCCAGCGAGAATTGCGTAGACGTTGACGATTGAGAGCGGccaaagaagcaaaagctcATGCCAGACGAGTCCGACTAGGAAATGCGGCTTCTCTTTGACTAGATAATCTCCAAATTCATCAATGTACCAGCGATTCAGATCGACGATAAACGCCGGGAAGATATCGCCGGGAAGACTCGTTTGACCGTCGATAAGCGGCGCAATTACCGCCATGAGAGCAAAGTATAAGAAGAGAACCGCATCGATCAACTTGCAAAATGctcccattttttttcttcttctccttcttcaatggattttgtttttctctctgcTTTAATCTGTCGTTGACCGCGGAAACGAAGAGCCGGCTACTTAATAATTGGCCAAATCTAAATTAAAGCGAACCGGTTTAAACGGCTACCATTTTTCCGGTTTGATTCAGTGGTAAATTCGAACACTACCGGGCCTTAGGCCCATAATCTTCCTCGGAGGATGTATATAGTATCCAGAAAAAATAGTCACCCGAAGGACTACACTAATTAAGAGAGCCCATGATCTGTTACAAAATCTTAAGTTCTAAACATTTGAATAAGTTTCACATCCTCTACATAGTCTAGAAAAATGTGAACTCTACGGTTCTAATAACTTTCGACTCTTGAATTTGcagatgttttattttttatttttcagggAGTCTAAAGACATGATCATTTCAAAATTCCTTATCTCTCACGCCTTGGAGGAATCATATTCGTAAACACACTTGCAAGTTACAACCTTGCATTGCCTTAAGCAAATTCTTTAGCAAGGTACATTTCTTAGTGTTACGTTTTAGATCTTTTAAAATGTTGAGACTACTTGGTATTGAAACCATGACTCAGTTCACTTGTTCGTCTTGCAAGATGGTAGGGAaattgttttgcatttttatCTCTATCTATGTAATAAATCTATGTACCTTTCTAAGTGTAATGTTATATCTGCAGTCATTAAACAAATTGTGTAACTCGTTATTATATATCTCACTGTGGAGTTTCGTGATCTTTCGACTGCGAATTCTCAGCTGAACTTTGGCCATCTTTGAGTTTCTTACTGCTCTTCTCCTTAAGCATCTCCTTAATCTCTGCTTCTCTCTTATCAACAACTTTGATCAAATCCTTGAAACTCACTGCTCTCAAACTTTTCCCTCTAGAAGAACCAGCCTCCTCGCTCCTCGCCTGTACTTCATCACTCTCTTCTGGTCTTAACCGTTGGTATTGCCAGAAAACTTTCCAGCAGAAGAGTGTGAGTGCAATGAACCAAACGACGCCACATATTAGGAAGAGTCCCCAGAAACTCTGTACCGATATTTGATAGTTTTCTGTATCTGAAATCTGCATTGTACATTCGTGGTCGTAGGTAAGCCATTTCTTGCGGATTTTCTCGAGTTTTCCTTCTTCAGCCAGTTGCAGGATCGCTGTCGACATGTCCACAGCTAGAGGAGAGTCTCTCTGGAACGCCTGCAAGAATCGAGATCCATTAAGCAAAGTTTTAACAGAGACTGATcttaaaaaattgaagttGGTTTTCACATACAAATCCCCAGCCTGTCCGAGTGAATTCCTGTCCAACTGTTCGAAACTTGCAGTTGCTGTTTGACAAGAGAGCTTTAATGTAAGGAAGCTCGTCGACAATGGCTGCCACGCCACCGCCTCTGGGACCACGTTGAAGAGCAGAGAGatattcttcttcgtctttaaGCGGAATGATTCTTGATGGAGCTATGTTAAGTTCATTGACCAGAAATTTCCACGCAAAGGTACCATCTTGGACTCCAATGGGTTCGTTGCTTGCTATTAAAGTGTCCATTCCTTCTATCCGAGATGTTAGCTGTTGAACGGTGAGGATTGAAGTGAGACTGGCTGTGTAGCTTGAGTTGATGATTAGAACCACAAATAACCATACGAGTAGCACAAACCTTCCCAACGTGCTCACCGTATTCTCCCCTGAAGAtcaacaaaggaagaagaataaaacacCTTGCGACCTtggtaacaaaagaaaagaaccgagagtttcttctctttgatgttTTCGTATGATCTTAAATGTAATTGTGTGCATACTGTGAGAGAAGAACATTGTTGAGAAGCTAAACCTGCAATATTGAAGACGAGAAAGGAAGGGGGTAAAGCAAAGCTTTAGCACTTGAGCTTAAACTAATACATATGAGTTTTGTGTCGATTCAATAATTGTATGGAACTAACCAGAAGACTGTAATGATTTGACGCCTAGGAGGTCCGCGGAATTCTTCGTTAAATCGATGTTCAAGAATCCAGATGACGGCtccaacaaagagaaaaagggcACCGGTCACAGCCCACATCTCTATAGTGAATGGCTTCAAGAAGGACCAAGGACTAGACTTGGCCCCCTTCACTGGAGCTACCACCACAAGCCCTGATTCTATAAATGGCTGCGTGAAATCTACAAACTTGGTTCTGTTTGTAATGATGGTAACATCCCCAACAGCTACATCGAAAATCTAGAGACATAAATAGAACAAAACATAAGTATACTGTTTCGTGTAATTGATTGAgtaaaatagaagaagaagtaggaCTCACATTTGCAGCAACTTCACTTATGAGATTGTCATATGAAGGATTTTTCTTCCCGTCCCCATATAGTATATAAGTACGTGGAACGGGATATGGAAGCAATTGAATCGCAGCTTCAAAGATGTCGATGCAAAAGCCTTTAACACCAAGCGGGTTCTTGTCCTTAGAAGCATAGTTTTTGTAGCTTACACGGTTAGGCACCCCGATTTTCAGCGGCTTTCCATTTTCAGGGAAAACCCAACCCCGAGGTGGCTTTATTACTTCCCCTGGCCATATGATCTCATTAAGACGTTGGTCTTTTGCAGATGTGTTTGAAGGCTTAGAGTATAATGTCTCTGGAGGCGCGACTGAGAAACCTGTATGATTCGACCAGTATCCAACTCTCAGTGGACCTGTACTTTTTATGTTCAGAATGTCGTAGGCTGGATTAATCCGGTTTTTCTCTGAATTAAACTCGATTTGTCCAGTCAGACCTGTATAATTCATCTCAAGAATGACCTGCAAGAACCTCTCCCCTTCATTGAAAATGTGAAGTTTTGATAGCTTAATGCCGCTATCGTTGGTATTCCTCAGACTTGGATCATTAGAGAAAGTCACTGTATTGCCTTGGCTGAAGAAAACATCGAGAGCGCGAGCTACCAACCAAACAGAATCGTAAGCATACAGCGCGTAAGAATTGAAGCCATCATCACTTTTTAGACTCTCCTTGAATCTAAGGTTTTTCCATCTTCCTTTAAACTGTCTCTTGTTGTCACTCTCAGGTGTGTAATGACGAAATGCAACCACTCCTTGCAAGAGATCCAAAGCTCTGGGATCCAACGGTTCCATGGAATCCAAAGCTGTAAGAAGCCAATCAGTAGTGATCCAGACATAGCCACTTCCCATCATTCCAAGAGATTTGGCGACAGAGAATATGTTTAAACCCGAATCAGGATTCACATGAACAACAAAGATGCGAGATTCCATCAGATTAACAGAAGCCAATAAATCACTGATTGAGCTATTATCTGCACCAGGTGGAAATGCAGCCTTGTAAGAGATCTTGGCACGTTTCTTGGCTAAAGCATCACCTAATACAGATATTCCATTCCTACCATACTCATCATCCACAAAGATCGCAACAACTTCTCTCCATCGAAAATAGGATACAAAATCCGTGATTGCATTCATCTGGAAGTAATCATTCTGTGTGGTACGAAGGAAATAAGGGTATTGAAGCGAAGAAAGAGTCGGGTCCGTTGCTGCAAATGACAAGAAAGGTACATGAAGCTCATTAGCTACATGGGAGATTATGTGACCAATTCCTGAAGATTGTGGACCAATGGCTGCAACCACCTTGTTCTCCATTAGCTGCAAAGCTACAccataagaaaacatatcacCAATCTACTTCCTCATTCAGAAAAAGCAATCCATGCGCAAAACGAAGATTTTAACAAGAGGTTTATGAACAAGACAAGCTCTGCAATTTGAATAACCTCATTACTATTAAACCCCAGCTTCGTTGGGGCATTTTCACAAGCAACTTTTCAGACATAATTCAAATTGCAGTTTACGAAAAGTACCTCCCATGGTGCCAACAAATCCACTGCAATTAGTGTCCTGGAAGACAATATTAAGCTTGGTGCCCCTGAGGATACTCTGGTCAGCATTAATGTCTTCAATGGCCGCCACAAACGCAAGTTTGGCCGCTCTTCCAATGAAAGAATCATAAGTAAACAGAGCTCCAACGTTTACAGAGCTtggcagagaagaagaagaagagtttcttGAGAAACTTTCTCTACCAGCACCTTGTATTGGCAAAACCCACAAAGCAGAAATACATAGGAGCATAAATCCCATGGAAACATCTCTAATCATCACGAAAAATCCCATCTTTTAATCGAAAAGGAGTGATTTTTACGGGCTCATTATATACCCACTTGATGATTCGgagttagaaaaaaatctgatcGAACAGGCATTAACGACCATTGATTTtaacatcaacatcaactaGAAAAAGATGGGTCAgacaaaaaagacaaaactttaTTGACATTGTATCGAACCTAAAATCAAAGACTTAgattttttacatatatgtatgtgtttgtatataatttatctTGGATTCTGTACCGATCAAGAAACAGAACTGAAACTATCTCAGAGATGATGGCAATAAATTAACagaactatataaaaaaaaccaataaaatagCAAATGGGTGGGCcagacaaaacaaattagCATACGATAAAAGCACCAAGTTGGATAAAAGAAAAGTTCATGAGTTCATACTTCATAGAACGTGGCAATAATGATTACCAAACAATTATGAGTACAATTAGACgtacatatacatacaaagatccaacctttttaaaatttttgaggAGTTTATATATCCAAATTTGGTTGGCTTTTGAAGTGTTGCATATTCTATTAGTACCAAACCCTATCACATAAATCCCCAATGTCAATGCCAAATTAAGCATGGTAATGACTAATGATCACTGGTTCTTTACCAGCTTTTTATGTTGCTAAGTTACAATTCGAATATTGACTTACATGTTAGCTATATCTAGTTCTTATACATAACAATTTTCTTCCTATAGAGTGGAATCTACTCATCAATTTCGTGGTACCTCAGTATCAGCTTGGACTTCCCCTACATGAGATGGGTTGTTATTAGAGTCATCGCTTCTTCTGAACATTCTCTtaatagcttcttctttctcatccaCAAACTCCACAAAATCAAACACTAATTCTCTCAACCGCAATGTAGGAGAAGCTGACCAAGAAGCGCGTGGCATCGAGGATGTTCTCTCCATCCGTCTGTACCGCACGAACTGGCGTATCATCCTGagaacaaacaccaaaaacgcAGAGACTGTGATTGCAATGCAGACAAGGTACAGCCCTTTGAAGCTTTTGAGATGAAGCTGGTTTGGCTCTGGGTTCCAATTTGATTTCCCTGCGCAATTCGTCTTGCATAACCATTTCTTTCGAATTTCTTGCAATTTCCTCGTCTCAGAGAGTTTCAAGATAGCTGTTGACATGTCTATAGCCAATGGAGAATCTCTCTTAAACGcctgttatataaaaaattaagttcaaatctttttgtaaataatttctGATTAagagaaacatgaaaattGTACTTACAAATCCCCAACCACGGTGCATAAAGGGTTCTCCAACAATCTTGAAGCCTGTTCGTTCTGCTAGAAACAGTTCGATGTAAGGGAGTTCGTCGACAATGGCAGCAACACCTCCCCAATTGGTTGGCCCCAGCTTTAGAGCCTTTTCATACTCCTCGGTCGAGTCAAGTGGGACCAGTCTAGACCGAGCCATGCCAAGACTGTAGGTTAAATACTCTAAAGTGAACGTCCCAGCCTGGTACCCGATAGGTACCTCACTTGCCCGCAAGCTATCAATACCGGTAATAGCAGAGGGAAGCTGTTGAACTGTGAGGATTGAGGTGAGGTTCGCTGTGTAGCTCGCGGTTAGAACCATCAATAGGAAGAGCCATACAATCATCACTAGTCTTGCTAGATTACTTATTGTATCTTCCTCTGTTGACATAACAGGATAAAACAGAAATATCACTGATCTGAGTTGGCAAAAAATCAATACAGAGTTGAATATGTATCGGACAGATTCTTAAATGTAACtctaaacttgtttttttctcttgcttGATGGTTTTTAAAGAAAGATGGATGGATGAAATTAAGGCTACTCACGGTTTCTCTTGAAAAGAGTTGAGAAGCTGAACCTGCAGGAACAAATCAAAGTAGATGTATCAGAAAATCACCAAGAATGAACTATCAAGTGCAGTGAATATTACGAGCTGAACTTACAAGAGCATTGTGCTGAGTTGTCTTCGGGGTGGCCCTCTGAAATCTTCATTGATGCGATGTTCGAGGATCCAGATGACTACGGCAATAACCAGGAATGAAACTAGAACAACACACCATAACCGGCTGGTGAAGGGTCTCAGAAAGATCCAAGTCGCATTGTCATCATTAGCAGGAATCACCACTACAAGGCCTGTGGAAGCATATGGCTGCGAGAAATCCACTAACTTGGACCGGCTTGGGACTATTGCAATATCCCCAACAGCAGCATCATATACCTGAAATAAAGGggaaaaacaaggaaaagcCACCCATTATCACAGTGAAAGTTAGTCTGGGAATGTTCATGACTTCAGAGGCTTTCCGAATCAGTTTTGAACGTTTTGGAGTGGATACTTACACCATCCGTGACCATTTGAATAAGGTGGTTGTAATTAGGACTTGAATGACCATTCCCGAAAGGCTCAAATATGTAAGGAACACTGTAAGGGACGAACTTTAATGCTTCAATGAAGACATCGATGCAAAATCCTTGGATCCGATGGCTACTGTTCTTTTCTTCAGTCACAAACTCGACAAAACTCACTCTTCTCGGGACAACAATCTTCAATGGATCTGCAGAATCTGCAATGACCCAACCACGTGGCTTTTCACGGCCACCACCAGGCCAGGTTATATCTCCAAGTTTTTCATCAGAAACAAAGCTAGTCTTCTTCTGTGAATGACGGGTTTTTGGGGCTACAACCGAAAAGCCTCCATTTTTCGACCAGAAACCGACAGTATGAACATCGGTTTTGTTTACATTGATAATTTCGTAGTCACAGCCGATAACGTTTCGGCCAGAACCAAACTGAACTTGACCGGCTATACCAGTAAAGTTTACTTTCAGAAGTTTCTCAAGTAGTAACTCCCCACTGttgaaaaatttgattttctccAAGTGCAGTTTGGTTCCCCGTGCATGAAGTAACTTTTCGGAGTAAGAAAACGTTATGTTGATTCCTTCATTCAGCAATTCCTCGATGCCATGCGCAATCATCCACACTGTATCATAGGCATGTAATGCGTAGGCATTCATTGATCTGTTGCTCTGCAGTTTATGCGTGAAATGTTCCATCTTTACGGATTCTGGGATATGTTGACGAAGCCCCACTACTCCTTCAAGGCGTTTTAGAGTACCTTTGTCACTCAAAGAATCTAAGGTAACAGAGAGCCAGTCTGTGGCGAGCCATACGTATTCATGGGTCATCATCTGCAGCTTTTGCGCTATATCAAAAATTCTGAGCAATGGGTCCGGACCAAAATGAAGAATATAAACTCGAGGACCGATGGACTTGGATTTGTTCAAAGCATTAGTAAGGAATTTTTCATCAGAATGAACTGAGAGCGGCACTTTATAGGAAATTCTGGATCTTTTCTTGTACAGTTCATCATCTAGAGCAGAAACTCCATTTCTTCCGAGCTCATCATCCGAGTAAACTGAGATCACTTCTTTCCATCCATAAAAATTGATAAGATCCACAAGGGCAGACATTTGGTGGGCATCATTAGGTGTAGTCCGAAGAAAGAAGGGAAATTGGAGGGCAGAGAGAGTTGGATCAGTTGCTGCAAATGAGACAAGAGGAAAGTGGAGCCCTTTTGCAATATCGGAAATTGTATGAGCAACAGAGGATGAAATTGGACCGATCATAGCCACCACTTCTTTCTCAAGCAATTCAAaagctgcaaaacaaaaaccactGAAGCTTAAACCAGGCCCTTAGTGGTAAAACCAAAGTTTTGTTTCCACTTATGTACAGGAAACACAGGTCCTAGTAACAGCCTGTTTAGGGTATGCGGTCTATATTGTTCTATGCATTATTAGCATTCGGAACCCAAAATATGTACCAATAAAAAACGGATTAAAACGTAAATCGATGTGCCAATCATTTCCAACTAtcacaaaatgaaatattgtTGCTACTGATGTGCATTGACCGCTTTCTATAATATGTTTGATATACTGTATCAGCCATGGATGAGTGTCACAAGTGtttgaaacacaaaagaaCTAGAAGAACAGTCACGGTACCTCCAAAGGACCCACGAAAGACATTGCAGGCAGAATCCTCCATTAATAGCCGTAGCTCCGTTTCTTTGAGAAAGCTTTTATCATTGTTCACATCGGAAACAGCTGCCTCTAGAGCTACTTTTGCAGCTCTTCCGATAACcgaatcaaaagcaaaaacagcACCGATGTTCACCAGTTGAGGTCTTTGGCAATCCATTGGAACCACCAGAATGACCACAATCAGTGCCGTAATAGCGACAGATGGGTCAATGCCCAGTCCCATGGAGATAATGCAATCAAAGTAAGGACCACTTCAGATAGTTTGTGTTGGAACTAGAACCATCTCATTTAAATCTAGCAACTCTTCATTCAGCATTGAGGATGAGAAGATTAGAGAACTAAGCAAGGTAAAGTTTCCAACTTTGACCTGTAGAGTCAATGCGATTAGAAGACGAATCAAGATCTAAGCGAAGAGCAATCACAAGTCAAACCAAATTGATTATTTTAGCTGAAAACTAGCAACAATGTGGATATGAAGACTTATATACACAAACTCATCCGGACAgaagaaaaatctgaaaaagagtttttacaAATTCATTGAAATTAAC
It encodes the following:
- the GLR3.5 gene encoding glutamate receptor 3.5 — translated: MGFFVMIRDVSMGFMLLCISALWVLPIQGAGRESFSRNSSSSSLPSSVNVGALFTYDSFIGRAAKLAFVAAIEDINADQSILRGTKLNIVFQDTNCSGFVGTMGALQLMENKVVAAIGPQSSGIGHIISHVANELHVPFLSFAATDPTLSSLQYPYFLRTTQNDYFQMNAITDFVSYFRWREVVAIFVDDEYGRNGISVLGDALAKKRAKISYKAAFPPGADNSSISDLLASVNLMESRIFVVHVNPDSGLNIFSVAKSLGMMGSGYVWITTDWLLTALDSMEPLDPRALDLLQGVVAFRHYTPESDNKRQFKGRWKNLRFKESLKSDDGFNSYALYAYDSVWLVARALDVFFSQGNTVTFSNDPSLRNTNDSGIKLSKLHIFNEGERFLQVILEMNYTGLTGQIEFNSEKNRINPAYDILNIKSTGPLRVGYWSNHTGFSVAPPETLYSKPSNTSAKDQRLNEIIWPGEVIKPPRGWVFPENGKPLKIGVPNRVSYKNYASKDKNPLGVKGFCIDIFEAAIQLLPYPVPRTYILYGDGKKNPSYDNLISEVAANIFDVAVGDVTIITNRTKFVDFTQPFIESGLVVVAPVKGAKSSPWSFLKPFTIEMWAVTGALFLFVGAVIWILEHRFNEEFRGPPRRQIITVFWFSFSTMFFSHRENTVSTLGRFVLLVWLFVVLIINSSYTASLTSILTVQQLTSRIEGMDTLIASNEPIGVQDGTFAWKFLVNELNIAPSRIIPLKDEEEYLSALQRGPRGGGVAAIVDELPYIKALLSNSNCKFRTVGQEFTRTGWGFAFQRDSPLAVDMSTAILQLAEEGKLEKIRKKWLTYDHECTMQISDTENYQISVQSFWGLFLICGVVWFIALTLFCWKVFWQYQRLRPEESDEVQARSEEAGSSRGKSLRAVSFKDLIKVVDKREAEIKEMLKEKSSKKLKDGQSSAENSQSKDHETPQ
- the GLR3.5 gene encoding glutamate receptor 3.5, producing MGFFVMIRDVSMGFMLLCISALWVLPIQGAGRESFSRNSSSSSLPSSVNVGALFTYDSFIGRAAKLAFVAAIEDINADQSILRGTKLNIVFQDTNCSGFVGTMGALQLMENKVVAAIGPQSSGIGHIISHVANELHVPFLSFAATDPTLSSLQYPYFLRTTQNDYFQMNAITDFVSYFRWREVVAIFVDDEYGRNGISVLGDALAKKRAKISYKAAFPPGADNSSISDLLASVNLMESRIFVVHVNPDSGLNIFSVAKSLGMMGSGYVWITTDWLLTALDSMEPLDPRALDLLQGVVAFRHYTPESDNKRQFKGRWKNLRFKESLKSDDGFNSYALYAYDSVWLVARALDVFFSQGNTVTFSNDPSLRNTNDSGIKLSKLHIFNEGERFLQVILEMNYTGLTGQIEFNSEKNRINPAYDILNIKSTGPLRVGYWSNHTGFSVAPPETLYSKPSNTSAKDQRLNEIIWPGEVIKPPRGWVFPENGKPLKIGVPNRVSYKNYASKDKNPLGVKGFCIDIFEAAIQLLPYPVPRTYILYGDGKKNPSYDNLISEVAANIFDVAVGDVTIITNRTKFVDFTQPFIESGLVVVAPVKGAKSSPWSFLKPFTIEMWAVTGALFLFVGAVIWILEHRFNEEFRGPPRRQIITVFWLVPYNY
- the GLR3.5 gene encoding glutamate receptor 3.5, encoding MGFFVMIRDVSMGFMLLCISALWVLPIQGAGRESFSRNSSSSSLPSSVNVGALFTYDSFIGRAAKLAFVAAIEDINADQSILRGTKLNIVFQDTNCSGFVGTMGALQLMENKVVAAIGPQSSGIGHIISHVANELHVPFLSFAATDPTLSSLQYPYFLRTTQNDYFQMNAITDFVSYFRWREVVAIFVDDEYGRNGISVLGDALAKKRAKISYKAAFPPGADNSSISDLLASVNLMESRIFVVHVNPDSGLNIFSVAKSLGMMGSGYVWITTDWLLTALDSMEPLDPRALDLLQGVVAFRHYTPESDNKRQFKGRWKNLRFKESLKSDDGFNSYALYAYDSVWLVARALDVFFSQGNTVTFSNDPSLRNTNDSGIKLSKLHIFNEGERFLQVILEMNYTGLTGQIEFNSEKNRINPAYDILNIKSTGPLRVGYWSNHTGFSVAPPETLYSKPSNTSAKDQRLNEIIWPGEVIKPPRGWVFPENGKPLKIGVPNRVSYKNYASKDKNPLGVKGFCIDIFEAAIQLLPYPVPRTYILYGDGKKNPSYDNLISEVAANIFDVAVGDVTIITNRTKFVDFTQPFIESGLVVVAPVKGAKSSPWSFLKPFTIEMWAVTGALFLFVGAVIWILEHRFNEEFRGPPRRQIITVFWFSFSTMFFSHRENTVSTLGS
- the GLR3.5 gene encoding glutamate receptor 3.5, whose translation is MGFFVMIRDVSMGFMLLCISALWVLPIQGAGRESFSRNSSSSSLPSSVNVGALFTYDSFIGRAAKLAFVAAIEDINADQSILRGTKLNIVFQDTNCSGFVGTMGALQLMENKVVAAIGPQSSGIGHIISHVANELHVPFLSFAATDPTLSSLQYPYFLRTTQNDYFQMNAITDFVSYFRWREVVAIFVDDEYGRNGISVLGDALAKKRAKISYKAAFPPGADNSSISDLLASVNLMESRIFVVHVNPDSGLNIFSVAKSLGMMGSGYVWITTDWLLTALDSMEPLDPRALDLLQGVVAFRHYTPESDNKRQFKGRWKNLRFKESLKSDDGFNSYALYAYDSVWLVARALDVFFSQGNTVTFSNDPSLRNTNDSGIKLSKLHIFNEGERFLQVILEMNYTGLTGQIEFNSEKNRINPAYDILNIKSTGPLRVGYWSNHTGFSVAPPETLYSKPSNTSAKDQRLNEIIWPGEVIKPPRGWVFPENGKPLKIGVPNRVSYKNYASKDKNPLGVKGFCIDIFEAAIQLLPYPVPRTYILYGDGKKNPSYDNLISEVAANIFDVAVGDVTIITNRTKFVDFTQPFIESGLVVVAPVKGAKSSPWSFLKPFTIEMWAVTGALFLFVGAVIWILEHRFNEEFRGPPRRQIITVFWFSFSTMFFSHSMHTITFKIIRKHQREETLGSFLLLPRSQGVLFFFLC